The Acidobacteriota bacterium genome includes a window with the following:
- the hypF gene encoding carbamoyltransferase HypF, which yields MQAQRKQTGSAARLRVQIRGAVQGVGFRPFVFRLATELGLCGWVNNSPQGVQIEVEGARPTLDAFLLRLETELPPRAFIQSLEPSLLDPRGYVGFEIRPSETGGQKTALVLPDAGTCEDCLRDIRDPANRRYRYPFTNCTNCGPRFSIIEALPYDRANTTMRGFAMCDACAAEYHDPRDRRFHAQPNACPDCGPQLVLWDETGNVLAERHAALFAAAEAIRAGQIVAVKGLGGFHLMVDARDDAAVRALRQRKHREEKPFAVMFPALAAVEAECAVTPIEARLLRSPEAPIVLLQRQSAIRNPQSAISSLLAPGNPYLGVLLPYTPLHHLLLAELQFPVVATSGNLSDEPICTDEHEALERLHGIADLFLVHNRPIARHVDDSIARVLAGREAVLRRARGYAPLPIHLPQTHLPQPTHAALATGAHLKNTVALAVGNAAFVSQHIGDLETAQAYAAFQHVISSFERLYETPPQAVACDAHPDYLSTQYARALQLPTQPVQHHLAHVLACVAENEIELPVLGVAWDGTGYGLDGTIWGGEFLRVTKAGFERAAHFRTFALPGGDSAIRRPRRIALGLLYEIFGDELFAKRELSPVRACTKQELDVLRAMLQRQLNCPRTSSAGRLFDAVAALLGLRQEVCFEGQAALELEFAATETATDETYPFRLTESALRTPHSALLFDWEPLMRALLDDVCAGQMTNHLAAKFHNTLADAIVALAERIGEARVALSGGCFQNKYLLERAVQQLQSAGFRPYWHQRIPPNDGGIALGQLAALALWPKE from the coding sequence ATGCAAGCGCAACGGAAACAAACCGGTTCAGCGGCTCGCTTGCGCGTGCAGATTCGCGGCGCGGTGCAAGGCGTAGGCTTTCGGCCTTTCGTTTTCCGCCTGGCGACAGAATTGGGCTTGTGCGGCTGGGTCAACAATTCACCCCAAGGTGTGCAGATCGAAGTCGAAGGCGCGCGCCCTACGCTGGATGCTTTCTTGTTGCGGCTCGAAACAGAACTGCCGCCGCGCGCCTTTATCCAAAGCCTGGAGCCGTCATTGCTCGATCCGCGCGGTTATGTCGGATTTGAAATTCGCCCGAGCGAAACCGGCGGGCAAAAGACCGCGCTCGTCTTGCCCGATGCCGGCACGTGTGAAGATTGCCTGCGCGACATCCGTGATCCCGCCAACCGGCGTTATCGTTATCCGTTCACCAACTGCACCAACTGCGGCCCGCGCTTTTCGATCATCGAAGCCTTGCCGTATGACCGCGCCAACACGACGATGCGCGGCTTTGCGATGTGCGACGCATGCGCGGCGGAATACCACGATCCGCGTGACCGCCGCTTTCACGCGCAGCCCAACGCCTGCCCAGATTGCGGCCCGCAGTTGGTGCTGTGGGATGAAACCGGCAACGTATTGGCTGAACGTCACGCCGCACTGTTCGCCGCTGCCGAGGCTATACGCGCCGGGCAAATCGTCGCGGTCAAAGGGCTGGGCGGATTTCATCTGATGGTGGATGCGCGCGATGACGCAGCCGTGCGCGCCTTGCGCCAACGCAAGCATCGCGAAGAAAAACCATTCGCCGTGATGTTCCCCGCGCTCGCCGCCGTCGAAGCCGAATGCGCAGTCACGCCAATCGAAGCGCGCCTGCTGCGTTCACCCGAAGCGCCCATCGTGTTGCTCCAACGCCAATCCGCAATCCGCAATCCGCAATCCGCAATCTCGTCATTGCTTGCGCCCGGCAATCCGTATCTGGGCGTGCTGCTCCCGTACACGCCGCTGCATCATTTGTTGCTGGCCGAATTGCAATTCCCGGTCGTCGCCACCAGCGGCAATTTGTCGGATGAGCCGATCTGCACTGATGAGCACGAAGCGTTGGAACGCCTGCACGGCATCGCCGATTTGTTCCTCGTGCACAACCGCCCGATTGCGCGTCACGTAGACGATTCCATCGCGCGCGTGCTGGCCGGACGCGAAGCCGTGTTGCGGCGCGCGCGCGGTTATGCGCCGCTGCCGATTCATTTGCCGCAGACTCATTTGCCACAGCCAACGCACGCTGCGTTGGCAACCGGCGCGCATCTGAAAAATACCGTGGCGCTCGCCGTCGGCAACGCAGCTTTTGTCAGCCAGCACATCGGCGATCTGGAAACGGCGCAAGCCTACGCGGCCTTTCAGCACGTCATCAGCAGCTTTGAACGGCTTTACGAAACGCCGCCGCAAGCCGTCGCCTGTGATGCGCATCCCGATTACCTCTCGACGCAATACGCGCGTGCGCTACAGTTGCCAACGCAGCCGGTGCAACATCATTTGGCGCACGTGCTGGCCTGCGTCGCCGAGAACGAAATCGAACTGCCGGTGCTGGGCGTCGCGTGGGACGGCACAGGTTACGGCTTGGACGGCACGATCTGGGGCGGCGAGTTTTTGCGCGTGACAAAGGCGGGCTTTGAGCGCGCCGCGCATTTCCGCACCTTTGCGTTGCCTGGCGGCGACAGCGCCATCCGCCGACCACGTCGCATCGCGCTGGGTTTGCTCTACGAAATCTTTGGCGACGAACTGTTCGCCAAACGCGAACTCTCGCCCGTGCGCGCTTGTACAAAACAGGAACTGGATGTGCTGCGCGCGATGTTGCAACGCCAACTAAATTGCCCGCGCACTTCCAGCGCGGGTCGCTTATTCGACGCCGTTGCGGCGTTACTCGGCCTGCGGCAGGAAGTGTGCTTTGAAGGCCAAGCCGCGCTGGAGTTGGAGTTTGCCGCGACAGAAACCGCAACAGACGAAACCTATCCATTCCGCTTAACCGAATCCGCACTCCGCACTCCGCACTCCGCACTCCTCTTTGATTGGGAGCCGTTGATGCGCGCTTTGCTGGATGATGTGTGCGCGGGGCAAATGACCAACCACCTCGCGGCGAAGTTTCACAACACGCTCGCCGACGCCATCGTCGCGTTGGCCGAACGCATCGGCGAAGCGCGCGTGGCGTTGAGTGGCGGTTGCTTTCAAAACAAATACCTGCTCGAACGCGCCGTGCAACAACTGCAAAGCGCGGGCTTCCGTCCGTACTGGCATCAACGCATTCCGCCCAACGACGGCGGCATCGCGCTGGGGCAATTGGCGGCGCTGGCGCTGTGGCCCAAGGAGTAA
- a CDS encoding nitroreductase family deazaflavin-dependent oxidoreductase → MKLKQWLYRGGRPNWMASVINRGWAAIHALGIAPNYLVTLEVLGRKSGRKHSLPLVMVCSEGERYLVSMLGARVAWVQNVKAAGGKATLCHGRTENVQLEEIPVAQRAPILQAYLQRAPGARGHLPVDKDAPLAEFEKVAAQIPVFRVISLATE, encoded by the coding sequence ATGAAGCTCAAGCAGTGGCTCTATCGCGGCGGTCGCCCCAATTGGATGGCGTCTGTAATCAACCGTGGCTGGGCCGCAATTCACGCGCTGGGGATTGCGCCGAATTATCTGGTCACGCTGGAAGTGTTGGGCAGGAAATCCGGTCGCAAGCACAGCCTGCCGCTCGTCATGGTTTGCAGCGAAGGCGAGCGCTACCTCGTGTCCATGCTTGGAGCGCGGGTAGCTTGGGTGCAAAACGTAAAAGCGGCGGGCGGCAAGGCGACGTTGTGTCACGGTCGCACTGAGAATGTTCAGCTCGAAGAAATTCCCGTCGCGCAACGCGCCCCGATTTTGCAGGCTTACTTGCAACGCGCGCCCGGTGCGCGCGGCCATCTGCCTGTTGACAAAGATGCGCCGCTGGCGGAGTTCGAGAAAGTCGCGGCGCAAATCCCTGTCTTTCGTGTGATCTCGCTGGCAACAGAATGA
- the hypB gene encoding hydrogenase nickel incorporation protein HypB has product MHQVMLETNILEQNETFAEHNQAHFRAHGVFVINFMSAPGAGKTSVLEQTIQLIKAEFKLGVIEGDLMTTLDADRIAALGVPAYQITTGTVCHLDAQMVQRALHNFPLDGLDLLLIENVGNMVCPAEFNLGEDLRVMVYSTVEGAEKPKKYPLMFHQADAVLLNKIDLLPYAGVSLAELERNVLEVSPETNIFPLSCRTGEGIEAWVDWLKQRNAEFRQTPAANAAAVH; this is encoded by the coding sequence ATGCATCAGGTCATGCTCGAAACCAACATCCTGGAGCAGAACGAAACGTTCGCGGAACACAACCAAGCGCACTTCCGCGCGCACGGCGTTTTCGTCATCAACTTCATGTCCGCGCCCGGCGCTGGCAAAACCTCCGTGCTGGAACAGACCATCCAGTTGATCAAAGCTGAATTCAAACTCGGCGTGATCGAAGGCGATTTGATGACGACGCTGGATGCCGACCGCATTGCGGCGTTGGGTGTGCCTGCCTATCAAATCACGACCGGCACTGTCTGCCACCTCGACGCGCAGATGGTGCAGCGCGCGCTGCACAACTTTCCACTCGACGGCCTCGACCTGCTGCTCATCGAAAACGTCGGCAACATGGTGTGCCCCGCCGAATTCAACCTCGGCGAAGACCTGCGTGTGATGGTTTACAGCACGGTCGAAGGCGCCGAAAAACCGAAGAAGTACCCGCTGATGTTTCATCAAGCCGACGCCGTGCTGCTCAACAAAATTGACCTGCTGCCTTACGCGGGCGTGAGTCTCGCGGAACTCGAACGCAACGTGCTGGAAGTCAGCCCCGAGACAAACATCTTTCCGCTTTCCTGCCGCACGGGTGAAGGAATCGAGGCGTGGGTGGATTGGCTGAAGCAGCGCAACGCGGAATTCCGGCAAACTCCTGCCGCAAATGCTGCGGCAGTGCATTGA
- a CDS encoding hydrogenase maturation nickel metallochaperone HypA — protein sequence MHEAAIVQGILDIAIRTAQQNGAAPIRCIKLRLGEFRGVVREALEFCFEAMKRGTLAEQAALEVETIKLRAACANCGEIECAPRDYNFLCPHCGEVLNILAGREMQVEYVELD from the coding sequence ATGCACGAAGCCGCCATTGTCCAGGGCATTCTCGACATCGCCATTCGCACCGCTCAACAAAACGGCGCCGCGCCCATTCGCTGCATCAAGCTGCGGCTCGGCGAATTTCGCGGCGTCGTGCGCGAAGCGTTGGAGTTTTGTTTTGAAGCGATGAAACGCGGCACGCTGGCGGAACAAGCGGCGTTGGAAGTCGAAACGATCAAGCTGCGCGCGGCTTGCGCCAATTGCGGCGAGATCGAATGCGCGCCGCGCGATTACAACTTTCTCTGCCCGCATTGCGGCGAGGTGCTCAACATCCTCGCCGGACGTGAGATGCAGGTAGAATACGTCGAACTGGATTGA